TTCAAAGCTTTGAATGCGCTGGTGGACCTGTACGAACAGATGGGGCAGGGCATCCCACCCAAATACCCTTTGTATGGCAAAGATGCCCACCGCACACGGGCAGGCATCCACGCCGATGGCCTCAACAAATTCTGGTGGATGTACGCCCCATTTGATGTGCCCGGCCTGCTTGGACGCCCTCTGGAGGTCTCCATCACCCGAGAATCCGGTCTGGCAGGACTGGTTTTTGTGATCCGGCAGCACCTGAAGGTCGAACTTTCCAAACATGATCCGGCCTTGCTGAAACTGGCTGCGTGGGTGAATCAGGAATTTGACTCGGGACGCCAGACCGCCATCGAGTGGGAAGAATTGCAGGACCATCTGGATGTGCAGCCCAGAGCGGCCACCAGAACCTGAAAAAAGAACCTGAAAAGCCATTCGAGATGGATTGTTGATCGCTGAGCACTGATAAACTACCCTTTATGGCGTTTGAAGTGCATGGTCAAAAAGTCCGTTTCTTTCCCCCGGAGGGTGCTGTGGCCCTCACAGGAGATTTCACCGACTGGCACCGCAGCGATGCCGTGCCGCTCTCGGGCGCACCCATCGAACTGGAATTTCCCAGAAACAGCTGGATTGAATACGCATGGATCGGTGAAGACGGCAAACCCTTTGCTGACCCCGACAACCCCCAGAAAAGCCTCAACCCGTGGTGGAATTACCCCAGAGCCGTGCAGGTCGGCACCTACGAATTGCACCGGGTCCTGAAGATGATGAACAGCAAGAAAGACGTTCCCGCGGGCGTGGTTCACCGCCACGTTTGGGAGGGTCAGGTGTTCTCTGGAACCCGTCGGGCTTATGTGTACACCCCTCCCGGTTATGACGCTGCAAAGCAGTATCCGGTGTTTTACGTGCAGGATGGGGTGGCTTTCTTCCGAACCGGCAGACTGGGTGAAATTGCCGATCAATTGATTGCTGCCGGGCAGATTCAACCTGCGGTGTTCGTGTTTCTGGAACCCAACGACC
The nucleotide sequence above comes from Deinococcus misasensis DSM 22328. Encoded proteins:
- a CDS encoding alpha/beta hydrolase, with amino-acid sequence MAFEVHGQKVRFFPPEGAVALTGDFTDWHRSDAVPLSGAPIELEFPRNSWIEYAWIGEDGKPFADPDNPQKSLNPWWNYPRAVQVGTYELHRVLKMMNSKKDVPAGVVHRHVWEGQVFSGTRRAYVYTPPGYDAAKQYPVFYVQDGVAFFRTGRLGEIADQLIAAGQIQPAVFVFLEPNDRTVEYYLNDRYFDFLKTEVMPLIESTYAVRTDPEGRGMWGASLGGLISLYTASQHPEVFRHVVAHSGAFLAEPGRVDFDAYEAHPWLLDHLKLNPPEHLRVSLDTGTIEWLCPVNRKMASLMHELGIRHQYREHQSGHNWVTWRNAIPEAMLYILGV